One part of the Candidatus Methylomirabilota bacterium genome encodes these proteins:
- the trpA gene encoding tryptophan synthase subunit alpha: MTTTATGRLATTFAALRERGERALIPYFTAGDPSVSLTKRLVIEAARRGADIVELGVPFSDPLADGPVIQRATQRALQAGVTLPRVLELARDLRGDTPVPVVFLTYYNPLLAFGLKAFCVTAVECGVDGVMVADLPPEEARPLRREAEAAGLDLIHFVAPTSTPDRMRAIARAATGFLYMVSLTGVTGARAELPPDLLQHLRTLRGITTKPICVGFGIGTPAQAAAVGRAADGVIVGSAIVQLVERYGGSEELVGRVGDFIASLKEPLRVSA; this comes from the coding sequence GTGACCACGACGGCGACCGGGCGCCTGGCCACCACGTTCGCCGCGCTCCGAGAGCGGGGTGAGCGCGCGCTCATCCCGTACTTCACCGCGGGCGACCCGTCCGTATCGCTCACGAAGCGGCTCGTGATCGAAGCCGCGCGGCGGGGCGCGGATATCGTCGAGCTGGGCGTGCCCTTCTCGGATCCTCTGGCCGACGGGCCGGTCATCCAGCGGGCCACTCAGCGGGCGCTCCAGGCCGGAGTCACGCTGCCCCGCGTGCTCGAGCTGGCGCGCGATCTCCGCGGCGACACGCCCGTGCCCGTCGTCTTCCTCACGTACTACAACCCCCTCCTGGCCTTCGGTCTCAAGGCCTTCTGCGTGACGGCGGTAGAGTGCGGCGTCGACGGCGTCATGGTGGCCGACCTGCCGCCCGAGGAAGCCCGCCCCCTGCGACGGGAAGCCGAGGCCGCGGGTCTCGACCTCATCCACTTCGTCGCCCCGACCTCCACGCCCGATCGGATGCGCGCGATCGCGCGGGCGGCCACCGGCTTCCTCTACATGGTCTCCTTGACCGGCGTCACGGGCGCGCGCGCCGAGCTGCCGCCCGATCTCCTGCAGCACCTGCGCACGCTTCGCGGCATCACCACCAAGCCCATCTGCGTGGGCTTCGGCATCGGCACTCCCGCGCAGGCGGCCGCGGTGGGACGCGCGGCCGACGGCGTCATCGTGGGCTCGGCCATCGTTCAGCTCGTCGAACGCTATGGCGGCTCCGAGGAGCTGGTCGGCCGGGTAGGGGACTTCATCGCTTCGCTCAAAGAGCCGCTGAGGGTGTCGGCCTAG
- the accD gene encoding acetyl-CoA carboxylase, carboxyltransferase subunit beta produces MAWFFKGKGEQEERPKKVNIAEGLWVKCDSCKEIVYRAEVDRAGRVCPKCRYPFRITAPERIASLLDAGSFEEREMGLRSRDPLGFKDTKRYVDRLKAARGKTGLEEAVITGLGRIAGYEVAVGVFEFDFLGGSMASVVGEKLTRLIELAVQKRVPVFIVSASGGARMQEGILSLMQMAKTASALKRLADERLPYISLLTDPTTGGVTASFAMLGDLVLAEPRALIGFAGPRVIAETIRQPLPEGFQRSEFLLEHGQIDLVIERQELRDTLRRILAFFAGPSQPAP; encoded by the coding sequence ATGGCCTGGTTCTTCAAGGGCAAGGGAGAGCAAGAGGAGAGGCCCAAGAAGGTCAATATCGCCGAGGGCCTCTGGGTCAAGTGCGACTCCTGCAAGGAGATCGTCTATCGCGCCGAGGTGGACCGCGCCGGGCGCGTCTGCCCGAAGTGCCGTTACCCCTTCCGCATCACCGCCCCGGAGCGCATCGCCTCGCTGCTGGACGCGGGCTCCTTCGAGGAGCGCGAGATGGGACTTCGCTCGCGCGATCCCCTCGGCTTCAAGGACACCAAGCGCTACGTCGACCGCCTCAAGGCGGCGCGCGGCAAGACGGGTCTGGAGGAAGCCGTCATCACCGGACTCGGCCGCATCGCCGGCTACGAGGTCGCGGTGGGAGTGTTCGAGTTCGACTTCCTCGGCGGGAGCATGGCCTCGGTGGTCGGGGAGAAGCTCACGCGCCTCATCGAGCTCGCCGTGCAGAAGCGCGTGCCCGTCTTCATCGTGTCGGCCTCCGGAGGGGCACGGATGCAGGAGGGCATCCTATCGCTCATGCAGATGGCCAAGACCGCCTCCGCCCTCAAGCGGCTGGCCGACGAGCGTCTCCCCTATATCTCGCTGCTCACGGATCCGACGACGGGCGGCGTCACGGCCAGCTTCGCCATGCTGGGCGATCTCGTGCTGGCCGAGCCCCGCGCCCTCATCGGCTTCGCCGGCCCGCGCGTCATCGCCGAGACGATACGCCAGCCCCTGCCCGAGGGCTTCCAGCGCTCCGAGTTCCTCCTCGAGCACGGCCAGATCGACCTCGTGATCGAGCGCCAAGAGCTCCGAGACACGCTCCGCCGCATTCTCGCTTTCTTCGCGGGTCCCTCCCAGCCGGCTCCATGA
- a CDS encoding Mur ligase family protein, producing MTYREAVARITGLRGGEMAGMRPGLERIETLLEAAGHPERAMTLVQVGGTNGKGSVCAMLAAILQAAGRRVGLYTSPHLIDIRERIRVDGRSISEPDFADGVEALGTLVARLDATMFEALTALALDHFAREGVEVAVLEVGLGGRLDSTTVGRPAVEVVSRIDLDHQAYLGDTIEAIAAEKAAIIRSGSAVSARQEPGAESVIVRRAAEAGVPLLLEGRDLHARVRRSGLDGLWLDLEGPRFDLRDVRVGLLGVFQPGNALLATTAAHLLGVSEAAVRAGLGAARWPGRFQILPGPPPLVLDGAHNPAGARALAASLEAYFPGRRGTFIIGIFSDKDQAGILLPLLPLARRVIFTASEHPRAAPAASVKALAERLRPGLMTELAPTPAEALQMALSDPLTPMVCVAGSLSLIGPTLVQATEKTDIFSEGNSGR from the coding sequence ATGACCTACCGCGAGGCCGTGGCCCGCATCACCGGGCTGCGGGGCGGCGAGATGGCCGGGATGCGCCCCGGCCTCGAGCGCATCGAGACCCTGCTCGAGGCTGCGGGCCACCCCGAGCGGGCGATGACCCTGGTCCAGGTCGGTGGCACCAATGGCAAGGGCTCGGTGTGCGCCATGCTGGCGGCCATCCTCCAGGCCGCGGGGCGCCGGGTCGGGCTCTACACCTCGCCCCACCTCATCGATATCCGCGAGCGCATTCGCGTCGACGGCCGCTCGATCTCCGAACCCGATTTCGCCGACGGCGTGGAGGCGCTCGGCACCCTCGTCGCCCGCCTCGACGCGACCATGTTCGAGGCGCTGACCGCCCTTGCCCTTGATCACTTCGCCCGTGAAGGAGTCGAGGTGGCCGTGCTCGAGGTCGGCCTGGGTGGGCGGCTCGACTCGACCACGGTGGGCCGCCCGGCCGTCGAGGTCGTGAGCCGCATCGACCTCGATCACCAGGCCTACCTGGGCGACACCATCGAAGCCATCGCCGCGGAGAAAGCAGCCATCATCCGCAGCGGATCCGCGGTGTCAGCTAGACAGGAGCCCGGCGCCGAGTCGGTGATCGTCAGGCGCGCGGCCGAGGCCGGGGTGCCCCTCCTCCTCGAGGGACGGGATCTTCACGCCCGGGTGCGCCGGAGCGGGCTCGATGGCTTGTGGCTCGATCTCGAGGGGCCGCGCTTCGACCTCCGGGACGTGCGCGTGGGCCTCCTCGGAGTTTTTCAACCGGGCAATGCGCTCCTGGCCACCACCGCCGCGCATCTCCTTGGCGTGTCCGAAGCCGCCGTCCGCGCCGGCCTTGGGGCCGCCCGCTGGCCCGGGCGCTTCCAGATTTTGCCGGGGCCGCCTCCCCTCGTGCTCGATGGGGCGCACAATCCGGCCGGCGCGAGGGCCCTGGCCGCCTCGCTCGAAGCGTATTTCCCGGGGCGGCGCGGCACTTTCATCATCGGGATCTTTTCCGACAAGGATCAGGCTGGCATCCTGCTCCCCCTCTTGCCTTTGGCTCGGCGTGTCATCTTCACCGCCAGCGAGCACCCGCGGGCGGCTCCAGCGGCCTCAGTCAAGGCTCTGGCCGAGAGACTGCGCCCGGGCCTCATGACCGAGCTGGCTCCCACTCCCGCTGAGGCCCTACAGATGGCGCTTTCCGATCCACTTACCCCCATGGTTTGTGTGGCGGGTTCTCTATCCCTCATTGGTCCGACTCTCGTCCAAGCCACTGAAAAGACAGATATTTTTAGCGAAGGCAACTCCGGCCGCTGA
- the lptD gene encoding LPS assembly protein LptD — MSLKKTPNPCLPARLATRLGPLALVAVLCGLYPHAETWAQQPPLTLQDSGGETSVVADRIQQIGGDSNLLLATGNVEITRGGSRLIADRVELNRTTGEAVAQGKVVFFDGQDRLVGERVDYNLNTGTGVVYKGSAQIPPYYRLSAERFDRMGESVYGLRQGVFTTCEGDVPDWSVHLGSGQADLDGIIFGRDASFWVKSVPVIPWWPFFAAALRRERQSGFLFPEFGQNSRKGYFARVPYYWAISDSQDLTIALDTFTKRGMGLELDYRYIVSRETQGQITAFGVNESFLDSRGSKGLDENRGWIQIRHGWQITPSMSLKIDSNVTSDDDIYKTYADSTGARVRQRAETNVFLTQRWESWNLVGRVYWYQDLTTPRPVELQRAPEIKLEGLRQPVPGVPGLLYETQASFVSFIREIGSEGVRGDFHPRLLYPIPVAGLFTVTPFLGGRLTYYNKRVVASEISQGPGNGYPVSVEKTVADDRVRQQVEAGVQLETRVSRVFNTDGVAGISALQHVIEPRATFLEIRGINQKDNPQYEPGGGPSVGLDPGYEARTGIDAQNKAHEVTYTLVNRLNARTVSGPNEEPVRWELARLTLSQTYNFLPVSEPFKDAVAEILIQPNEHLRFRADARYNVYGLGVRDANADISAIFRDFSVTLGPRFNEQGGFRFLQASATARLTRFLNVKTASYWDLTNGRATEARGGLDIHFDCWAISVEVIHRYASDDEIRFSVNLLGVGQVGTSGRAASR, encoded by the coding sequence GTGTCTCTAAAAAAGACGCCCAATCCCTGTCTGCCCGCGAGACTTGCGACACGGCTCGGCCCACTGGCCCTGGTGGCCGTGCTCTGCGGCCTCTACCCGCACGCGGAGACCTGGGCCCAGCAGCCTCCCCTGACACTCCAGGATAGCGGTGGCGAGACGAGCGTCGTCGCGGACCGCATCCAGCAGATCGGTGGCGATTCGAATCTGCTCCTGGCCACCGGCAACGTAGAGATCACGCGCGGAGGCAGCCGCCTCATCGCCGATCGGGTCGAGCTCAACCGCACCACGGGTGAGGCGGTGGCCCAGGGCAAGGTCGTCTTCTTCGACGGGCAGGACCGGCTCGTCGGCGAGCGCGTCGACTACAACCTCAATACCGGCACGGGCGTCGTCTACAAGGGCTCGGCCCAGATCCCGCCTTACTATCGCCTCTCCGCGGAGCGCTTCGACCGGATGGGGGAGAGCGTGTACGGCCTGCGCCAGGGCGTGTTCACGACGTGTGAAGGCGACGTGCCCGACTGGTCCGTCCATCTGGGCTCAGGGCAGGCCGACCTCGACGGGATAATCTTCGGGCGCGACGCCTCCTTCTGGGTCAAGAGCGTGCCCGTCATTCCCTGGTGGCCTTTCTTCGCGGCGGCCCTCAGACGCGAGCGCCAGTCGGGCTTCCTCTTTCCCGAGTTCGGTCAGAACTCGCGGAAGGGATACTTCGCCCGGGTGCCGTACTACTGGGCCATCAGCGACAGCCAGGACCTGACGATTGCCCTCGATACCTTCACGAAGCGGGGGATGGGCCTGGAGCTCGACTATCGCTACATCGTGTCGCGCGAGACGCAGGGGCAGATCACCGCCTTCGGCGTGAACGAATCCTTCCTCGACTCGCGCGGCTCGAAAGGGCTCGACGAGAACCGCGGCTGGATCCAGATCAGGCACGGCTGGCAGATCACGCCGAGCATGTCGCTCAAGATCGACTCGAACGTCACCTCTGACGACGACATCTACAAGACGTACGCCGACTCGACAGGCGCCCGGGTGCGGCAGCGGGCCGAGACCAATGTCTTCCTGACGCAGCGGTGGGAGTCGTGGAACCTCGTCGGCCGCGTGTACTGGTACCAGGATCTGACCACCCCGCGGCCCGTGGAGCTGCAGCGGGCGCCCGAGATCAAGCTAGAGGGCCTCCGCCAGCCCGTACCCGGAGTACCCGGGCTCCTCTACGAGACCCAGGCTTCCTTCGTCAGCTTCATTCGCGAGATCGGAAGCGAGGGCGTGCGAGGCGACTTCCACCCCCGGCTCCTCTACCCGATTCCCGTGGCGGGGCTCTTCACCGTGACGCCTTTCCTGGGGGGGCGTCTGACCTACTACAACAAGCGGGTGGTCGCGAGCGAGATCTCGCAGGGCCCCGGCAATGGCTATCCGGTCAGTGTCGAGAAGACGGTCGCCGATGACCGGGTCCGCCAGCAGGTCGAGGCTGGGGTACAGCTGGAGACCCGCGTCTCGCGCGTGTTCAATACGGACGGGGTCGCCGGCATCTCCGCGCTGCAGCACGTGATCGAGCCGCGCGCCACTTTCCTCGAGATTCGCGGCATCAACCAGAAGGACAATCCGCAGTACGAGCCCGGGGGCGGCCCCTCGGTCGGTCTGGATCCGGGCTACGAGGCGCGGACCGGCATCGACGCCCAGAACAAGGCCCACGAGGTCACGTACACCCTCGTCAATCGGTTGAACGCGCGCACGGTCTCGGGTCCCAACGAGGAGCCGGTGCGATGGGAGCTCGCGCGCCTCACCCTGAGCCAGACCTACAATTTCCTGCCCGTCTCCGAGCCTTTCAAGGACGCGGTGGCCGAGATCTTGATCCAGCCCAACGAGCACCTCCGTTTCCGCGCCGATGCCCGGTACAATGTCTACGGCCTGGGTGTCCGGGACGCGAACGCCGATATCAGCGCCATCTTCCGCGACTTCTCGGTCACCCTGGGGCCGCGCTTCAACGAGCAGGGGGGCTTCCGCTTCCTCCAGGCTTCCGCGACCGCGCGGCTGACACGCTTTCTGAACGTCAAAACCGCTAGCTACTGGGACTTGACCAACGGCAGGGCCACGGAGGCCCGAGGAGGGCTCGACATCCACTTCGACTGCTGGGCGATCAGCGTAGAAGTCATTCACCGCTACGCCTCGGACGATGAGATCCGGTTCTCCGTCAATCTCCTCGGGGTCGGTCAGGTGGGCACGAGCGGTCGCGCGGCCAGCCGATGA
- a CDS encoding DegT/DnrJ/EryC1/StrS family aminotransferase has translation MIPQIDLKRQHDALKAELMAAAERVLGSCRFILGPEGAALESELARLCGVAHGMGVASGTDALVIALRAVGVRPGDEVITSAFSFVASATAVLMVGARPVFVDIDPATYNLDPALAEKAVTPRTRAIVPVHLYGQPAAMDAIAALGRAHGLAVVEDAAQAVGASYGDKPAGAWGDAACLSFYPTKNLGGCGDGGMILTPREDVAQQVRRLRDHGSARKYEHVELGYSSRLDELQAALLRVKLRRLEEWNQSRRRIASRYRELLRGAPLVLPEERAPARHVYHQFTVRTPKRDALAMALADSGIGTAVHYPIAIPDQPMFAVADPDRTFAHATRASAEVLSLPCFPELTDAEVELIARVIRDALGRLH, from the coding sequence ATGATCCCCCAGATCGACCTCAAGCGGCAGCACGATGCGCTGAAAGCCGAGCTGATGGCGGCGGCAGAGCGCGTGCTCGGCTCTTGCCGGTTCATCCTCGGGCCCGAGGGCGCGGCCCTCGAGAGCGAGCTGGCCCGGCTCTGCGGCGTCGCGCACGGCATGGGGGTCGCGTCGGGCACCGACGCCCTCGTCATTGCCCTCAGGGCGGTTGGCGTGCGGCCAGGGGACGAGGTCATCACCTCGGCCTTTTCCTTCGTGGCTTCGGCGACCGCCGTGCTCATGGTGGGGGCGCGGCCGGTCTTCGTGGACATCGATCCCGCGACCTACAACCTGGATCCCGCGCTGGCGGAAAAGGCGGTGACGCCGCGCACTCGCGCCATCGTGCCCGTCCACCTCTATGGTCAGCCCGCCGCCATGGACGCGATCGCCGCTCTCGGCCGCGCCCACGGCCTGGCCGTGGTGGAGGACGCCGCGCAGGCGGTGGGAGCCTCGTATGGCGACAAGCCGGCCGGGGCCTGGGGCGACGCCGCGTGCCTGTCGTTCTATCCCACGAAGAACCTCGGCGGCTGCGGCGACGGGGGCATGATCCTGACCCCGCGTGAGGACGTGGCCCAGCAGGTGCGCCGGCTCCGTGATCATGGATCGGCGCGCAAGTACGAGCACGTGGAGCTCGGCTACTCGAGCCGACTGGACGAGCTCCAGGCCGCGCTCCTCCGGGTGAAGCTCCGGCGCCTCGAGGAGTGGAACCAGTCGCGACGAAGGATCGCCTCCCGCTACCGGGAGCTGCTGAGGGGGGCGCCGCTCGTTCTGCCCGAGGAGCGCGCGCCCGCTCGCCACGTCTACCACCAGTTCACCGTGCGGACGCCGAAGCGAGACGCCCTCGCCATGGCCCTGGCCGATTCCGGCATCGGCACCGCTGTCCACTACCCGATCGCCATTCCCGATCAGCCCATGTTCGCCGTGGCTGATCCCGATCGGACCTTCGCGCACGCCACGCGGGCCTCCGCCGAGGTGCTGTCCCTGCCGTGCTTTCCGGAGCTGACCGACG